One region of Candidatus Omnitrophota bacterium genomic DNA includes:
- a CDS encoding ComF family protein codes for MIFLNLLYPQDCLVCSGRARELKPTPLCEPCSDRIMAYVGSPHWATAERELAFDAAYHVASYEDIVKRCICLFKYEGKTRLSKVLGSVMVEYAARNLNFGSVDMIVPVPLHPVKLRERQFNQSELIAEHLAKKFNKKIEKDWLKRIRYTAPQAGLSREQRLRNIKGAFLVKRDAGFAGKSILLVDDVMTTGATLHECAKTIKSAGAKKVLAYTLACGN; via the coding sequence TTGATATTCTTGAACCTGCTTTACCCGCAGGACTGCCTCGTCTGCAGCGGCAGGGCGCGCGAGTTAAAACCCACTCCGCTCTGTGAGCCGTGCAGCGACAGGATAATGGCCTACGTCGGGTCGCCCCACTGGGCTACGGCCGAAAGGGAGTTGGCTTTTGACGCGGCCTACCACGTCGCCTCTTACGAGGATATCGTCAAGAGATGCATCTGCCTCTTCAAATACGAAGGCAAGACCCGCCTTTCGAAAGTCCTCGGCTCGGTCATGGTCGAATACGCCGCCAGGAACCTGAATTTCGGCTCCGTAGATATGATAGTGCCTGTGCCTCTCCATCCCGTCAAATTACGCGAGAGGCAGTTCAACCAGTCAGAGCTGATAGCCGAGCACCTCGCGAAAAAATTCAACAAGAAGATCGAGAAGGACTGGTTGAAGAGGATCAGGTATACCGCCCCTCAGGCCGGCCTTTCCAGGGAACAGCGCCTCAGGAACATCAAGGGCGCCTTCCTCGTAAAAAGGGACGCGGGCTTCGCCGGCAAATCCATCCTCCTCGTCGATGACGTCATGACGACCGGGGCCACCCTCCATGAATGCGCCAAGACCATAAAATCCGCCGGCGCCAAAAAGGTGCTTGCCTATACCCTGGCGTGCGGGAACTAA
- the lptF gene encoding LPS export ABC transporter permease LptF — translation MKIIRRYILKEIIGPFLAAFIVLSFFFVVFNIIKLADMIINKGVNIFSVMQLLLYMLPSVSTWTTPISILVATLLAFGRLSADNEITAMRASGISLYRLVLPLVILGLVISLISYEFNDWVIPSLRYKMRKLTAQIGTKNPAAYLDAGTFIKDFKGYIVFIYGIDKNKLSNIRIYQPQEGKPTRTIIAQKGEIDYIESKDAIRLKLINGTVDEPNPQDPNNFYKLNFKTYYMTLDLNRARNLNVAKKKVDMSIDELNQEIKKLGADSVDTTPLRIEIQKKICYSFASLIFILIGVPLGLMARRGEKLIGFALSLGVILVYYTLLIFGEVLAKKGAVPPGLGIWLPNIIFGAIGPALIFWMAEQ, via the coding sequence ATGAAGATAATAAGAAGATACATACTAAAAGAGATCATCGGCCCTTTCCTGGCGGCTTTCATAGTATTAAGCTTCTTCTTCGTGGTCTTCAACATAATAAAATTGGCCGACATGATCATAAACAAGGGCGTAAACATTTTTTCGGTCATGCAGCTTTTGCTCTATATGCTGCCGTCGGTCTCCACCTGGACTACGCCTATCTCGATCCTGGTGGCTACCCTCCTCGCCTTCGGAAGGCTCTCGGCCGATAACGAGATAACCGCGATGCGGGCTAGCGGCATAAGCCTCTACCGCCTGGTACTCCCCCTTGTGATACTCGGCCTGGTGATAAGCCTCATTTCTTACGAATTCAACGATTGGGTCATCCCGTCCCTGCGTTACAAGATGAGGAAGCTGACAGCCCAGATAGGCACAAAGAACCCGGCCGCTTACCTGGACGCCGGCACTTTTATCAAGGACTTTAAGGGCTATATCGTCTTCATTTACGGGATCGACAAGAATAAGCTCAGCAATATCAGGATATACCAGCCGCAGGAAGGCAAACCGACGAGGACTATAATCGCCCAGAAAGGCGAGATAGACTATATAGAATCGAAGGATGCTATCCGGCTGAAACTGATAAACGGGACGGTCGACGAGCCGAACCCCCAGGACCCGAACAACTTTTATAAGCTCAATTTTAAGACATATTATATGACCCTCGACCTCAACCGGGCCCGGAACCTGAACGTGGCGAAGAAAAAGGTCGATATGTCGATAGACGAGCTGAACCAGGAGATAAAAAAACTCGGCGCCGATTCCGTGGATACCACGCCCCTGCGCATCGAGATCCAAAAAAAAATATGCTACTCCTTCGCGTCGCTTATCTTTATCCTGATAGGCGTGCCTCTCGGGCTTATGGCCCGGCGCGGCGAGAAACTGATAGGTTTCGCCTTGAGCCTCGGGGTCATCCTGGTCTACTATACCCTGCTCATCTTCGGGGAGGTCCTGGCTAAAAAGGGCGCGGTACCCCCCGGCCTGGGCATTTGGCTGCCGAATATCATATTCGGGGCTATCGGCCCGGCGCTCATCTTCTGGATGGCCGAGCAATGA
- a CDS encoding bifunctional phosphoglucose/phosphomannose isomerase, which yields MNDIDNMDQVKKIDKSGMLDLIVKFPEQCENAFSIGKDFSVPQSYIGAGCKNIVFSGLGGSAIGADLLRSYLTDEIKIPIFVSRDYTLPRFVGRDTLFFACSYSGDTEETLSSYAEARQKGAKIIAITSGGKLEVLAKEDKVPVIYIPGGNPPRSALGYSFFSWLDVLYKFGFISDKTGDVREAVEDMREFRDKAIGPAVPSSKNIAKKIAAELSGKYVIVYGANKHIDSIVVRWRGQLAENAKTLASTHVFPELNHNETVGWEGPEKLLKYLAVVILRDESEHPRVAKRIEITKTMIGKETKVIELRSKGRNLLSRMFNLINTGDFVSCYLAILNGVDPTPVERIANLKKELSKFR from the coding sequence TTGAACGATATCGATAATATGGACCAGGTGAAAAAGATAGATAAATCAGGCATGCTCGATTTGATAGTGAAATTCCCGGAACAGTGCGAGAACGCCTTTTCCATAGGGAAGGATTTTTCCGTGCCGCAGTCGTATATCGGCGCCGGCTGCAAAAATATCGTATTCTCGGGGCTGGGCGGTTCGGCGATAGGGGCCGACCTCCTGCGCTCTTACCTTACCGACGAGATAAAGATCCCCATATTCGTTAGCCGCGATTATACCCTGCCCAGGTTCGTGGGCAGGGATACGCTCTTTTTCGCCTGCAGCTATTCGGGCGACACGGAAGAGACCCTCTCCTCATACGCGGAAGCGAGGCAGAAGGGCGCGAAGATAATCGCTATAACCTCAGGCGGCAAACTAGAGGTCCTCGCGAAGGAGGACAAGGTGCCGGTCATTTATATACCGGGCGGCAACCCTCCGAGATCGGCGCTGGGATATTCGTTCTTCAGCTGGCTGGACGTGCTTTATAAATTCGGTTTCATAAGCGACAAGACCGGGGACGTCAGGGAGGCGGTCGAGGATATGCGAGAATTCCGGGACAAAGCCATCGGCCCCGCCGTGCCCTCATCAAAAAATATTGCCAAAAAGATCGCGGCGGAATTAAGCGGCAAATACGTCATTGTCTACGGCGCTAATAAACATATCGATTCTATCGTCGTCAGGTGGAGGGGCCAGTTAGCCGAGAACGCGAAGACCCTCGCCTCGACGCACGTCTTCCCGGAGCTGAACCATAATGAGACGGTCGGGTGGGAAGGCCCGGAGAAGTTGCTTAAGTACCTCGCGGTCGTGATATTGAGGGACGAGAGCGAGCATCCGCGCGTCGCGAAGAGGATAGAGATAACGAAGACGATGATAGGGAAGGAAACGAAGGTCATAGAACTGCGTTCGAAAGGCAGGAACCTCCTCTCGAGGATGTTCAACCTTATAAATACCGGGGATTTCGTGAGCTGTTACCTCGCGATCCTGAACGGCGTCGACCCGACGCCGGTCGAGAGGATCGCTAATCTTAAAAAGGAATTGAGTAAGTTCAGATGA
- a CDS encoding nucleotidyltransferase family protein — protein sequence MKAVILAAGYATRLYPLTKDRPKPLLNVGRMTIADHLVRKLDGIQEIDAIYIVTNQKFHGAFGDWLKTVKSGKEMILENDGSTTNDDRLGAIGDIRLAIKRQKIQDDMIVLAGDNMFDWELKGFADYAKKASGNFAIGAYDIGDREKANIYGVIEVDEKGDLVNFLEKPQAPPTSLIGTGIYYFPAGKLGLIEEFLKVGNEKDAPGHFIQWLSKKEEVRCYVFKGVWYDIGDLESYRKANLSFQEK from the coding sequence ATGAAGGCCGTTATCCTCGCCGCCGGATATGCCACACGGCTGTACCCGCTGACAAAAGACAGGCCGAAACCGCTTTTGAACGTGGGCAGGATGACGATAGCGGACCACCTGGTCCGGAAACTCGACGGGATACAAGAGATAGACGCGATATATATAGTGACGAACCAGAAGTTCCACGGGGCGTTCGGCGATTGGCTGAAGACGGTCAAATCCGGTAAAGAGATGATCCTCGAGAACGATGGCAGCACGACGAACGACGACAGGCTCGGCGCGATAGGGGATATCAGGCTCGCGATAAAGAGGCAGAAGATACAAGACGACATGATCGTCCTCGCCGGCGATAACATGTTCGACTGGGAATTGAAGGGTTTCGCGGATTACGCGAAGAAGGCCTCCGGAAATTTCGCTATCGGCGCATACGATATAGGGGACAGGGAAAAGGCGAACATCTACGGTGTCATAGAGGTCGATGAAAAAGGGGACTTGGTCAATTTCCTGGAGAAGCCCCAGGCCCCGCCGACGTCTTTGATAGGTACGGGCATCTATTATTTCCCGGCGGGAAAATTGGGCCTTATAGAGGAATTCCTTAAAGTAGGCAATGAGAAAGACGCGCCCGGCCATTTCATACAGTGGTTGAGCAAAAAAGAGGAAGTCAGGTGTTACGTTTTCAAAGGGGTATGGTACGATATAGGCGACCTGGAATCGTACCGCAAGGCTAATTTAAGTTTCCAGGAAAAATAA
- the ptsP gene encoding phosphoenolpyruvate--protein phosphotransferase, protein MLLKGIPASPGVAIGKVFILDSEAYTVIKREIPEKDLPREIARFEDALIQTRQEILGIQERISEQLGIKHAEIFNAHLLVLEDRTLIEEVIARLKKDLVCVEYIFDDVVKRYISAFQKVEDEYLKERVADIRDIGKRVLLHLLGKKRETLADIGEKVIVIAYDLSPSDTASLHKKNVIAFATDIGGKTSHTAIMAKALEIPAVVGLKNVTKSVKSGDTIIVDGSNGLVITDPDQETLAKYEQAKTKIAEFDASLTHLRDLPCVTRDGRQVHLSANIEIPDEMPSVKSHGANGIGLYRTEFFYLEHTELPTEEEQYAAYKNVAEQMSPDSVIIRTLDLGGDKFMSQLKIAKEMNPFMGWRAIRFCLARPDIFKVQLRAILRASAHGKLKIMYPMISGVEELREANKLLGEMKDELRRENVPFDQNVEVGAMIEVPSAAMTADILAKEVDFFSIGTNDLIQYSLAVDRVNEKIAYLYEPAHPAVLRLIKSVIDIGHKADIWVGMCGEMAGDPAFALLLLGFGLDEFSTSPVNIPRIKQIIRSVEYKAAQKIANEALAFSTGTEIEEFAARKLREIVPGLQ, encoded by the coding sequence ATGCTGCTTAAAGGCATACCGGCTTCGCCCGGTGTCGCTATAGGCAAGGTCTTTATATTAGACAGCGAGGCCTATACCGTTATAAAGAGGGAGATCCCGGAGAAGGACCTGCCCCGCGAGATCGCGCGCTTTGAGGACGCCCTTATCCAGACGAGGCAGGAGATACTGGGCATCCAGGAACGCATATCCGAACAACTGGGAATAAAACACGCCGAGATCTTCAACGCCCACCTCCTGGTGCTCGAGGACCGCACGCTTATCGAGGAGGTCATAGCCAGGCTAAAGAAAGACCTCGTGTGCGTCGAGTATATATTCGACGATGTCGTCAAGAGGTATATAAGCGCGTTCCAGAAGGTCGAGGACGAATACCTCAAGGAGCGCGTCGCGGACATCCGCGATATCGGAAAGAGGGTCCTGCTCCACCTGTTGGGCAAGAAACGCGAGACGCTCGCGGATATAGGCGAGAAAGTCATCGTGATAGCTTATGACCTTTCGCCGTCGGACACGGCTTCCCTCCATAAGAAGAATGTCATAGCTTTTGCTACGGATATAGGCGGCAAGACATCCCATACCGCCATCATGGCGAAGGCGCTCGAGATACCGGCTGTCGTCGGGCTCAAGAACGTCACTAAGAGCGTAAAGAGCGGCGATACGATAATCGTAGACGGTTCGAACGGGCTGGTGATCACCGACCCGGACCAGGAGACGCTCGCGAAATACGAACAGGCGAAGACCAAGATCGCCGAATTCGACGCCTCGCTGACGCACCTGCGCGACCTGCCTTGCGTGACGCGCGACGGGCGCCAAGTGCACCTTTCAGCCAATATCGAGATACCGGATGAGATGCCGTCGGTAAAGTCGCACGGCGCGAACGGCATCGGGCTTTACAGGACCGAATTTTTTTATCTTGAACACACCGAGCTTCCCACCGAAGAAGAGCAATACGCGGCCTATAAGAATGTCGCGGAACAGATGTCGCCGGATTCCGTGATCATAAGGACCCTCGACCTCGGCGGCGATAAATTCATGTCCCAGTTGAAAATAGCCAAAGAGATGAACCCGTTCATGGGGTGGAGGGCGATAAGGTTCTGCCTCGCCCGGCCGGATATCTTCAAGGTGCAGCTCAGGGCGATATTGAGGGCCTCGGCGCACGGCAAACTCAAGATAATGTATCCCATGATCTCGGGAGTCGAAGAACTGCGCGAGGCGAACAAGCTGCTTGGCGAGATGAAAGACGAGCTCAGGAGGGAGAACGTCCCGTTCGACCAGAACGTCGAGGTGGGCGCGATGATCGAGGTGCCCTCGGCGGCGATGACCGCGGATATACTCGCCAAGGAAGTGGATTTCTTTTCAATAGGGACGAACGACCTGATACAATATTCGCTGGCCGTCGACAGGGTCAATGAAAAGATCGCGTATCTTTACGAGCCGGCGCATCCGGCCGTCCTGAGGCTGATAAAGAGCGTCATAGATATAGGTCATAAGGCGGATATATGGGTAGGGATGTGCGGCGAGATGGCCGGAGATCCGGCTTTCGCGCTGCTTTTGCTCGGTTTCGGCCTCGATGAGTTCTCAACAAGCCCGGTCAATATCCCGAGGATCAAGCAGATAATAAGGTCGGTAGAATATAAAGCCGCCCAGAAAATAGCGAATGAGGCCCTTGCTTTCTCGACCGGCACCGAAATAGAGGAATTCGCCGCCAGGAAACTCAGGGAAATCGTCCCCGGCCTCCAGTAA
- the fba gene encoding class II fructose-1,6-bisphosphate aldolase — protein MAFVSTKEMFAKAYKEGYAVGAFNVNNMEIIQGITEAIAEEKAPVILQVSAGARKYARHQYLIHLVQAAMECTGIDCVLHLDHGEDFEMCKSCVDGGFTSVMIDGSKFPFEENIRLTKQVVDYAHAKGVPVEAELGKLAGVEDNVSVAAKDAIYTDPDQAVEFVKRTGCDSLAVAIGTSHGAYKFKSEPKLDFDRLEKIGKLLPNYPLVLHGASSAPADLVKICNDYGGQIPGARGVPEEMITRAAKMSVCKINIDTDLRLAMTGAIRKVFAETPAEFDPRKYLGPARDAIKSVVKRKVGLLGCAGKA, from the coding sequence ATGGCATTCGTATCGACAAAAGAGATGTTCGCGAAGGCTTATAAAGAAGGCTACGCGGTAGGGGCTTTCAATGTCAATAATATGGAGATCATACAGGGCATCACCGAGGCGATAGCCGAGGAGAAAGCCCCTGTTATCCTGCAGGTCTCGGCCGGCGCGCGCAAATACGCGCGTCACCAGTACCTCATCCATCTTGTCCAGGCGGCGATGGAGTGCACCGGCATCGACTGCGTCCTGCACCTGGACCACGGCGAGGATTTCGAGATGTGCAAGTCGTGCGTAGACGGCGGGTTTACTTCGGTCATGATCGACGGGTCGAAATTTCCCTTTGAGGAGAATATCAGGCTGACGAAACAAGTCGTCGATTACGCGCACGCGAAGGGCGTGCCAGTCGAGGCAGAACTCGGAAAATTAGCCGGCGTGGAAGATAATGTCTCGGTCGCCGCGAAAGACGCGATATACACCGACCCTGACCAGGCGGTCGAGTTCGTAAAACGCACCGGATGCGATTCACTCGCGGTAGCTATCGGGACCAGTCATGGCGCGTATAAGTTCAAGAGCGAGCCGAAACTCGATTTCGACAGGCTCGAGAAGATAGGCAAATTGCTGCCCAACTATCCTCTTGTCCTCCACGGCGCATCATCAGCGCCCGCCGACCTCGTAAAGATATGCAACGATTACGGCGGCCAGATACCGGGCGCGAGGGGCGTTCCTGAGGAGATGATAACAAGGGCGGCGAAGATGAGCGTCTGCAAGATAAATATAGATACCGACCTGCGCCTGGCTATGACAGGGGCGATAAGGAAGGTCTTTGCCGAAACTCCGGCCGAGTTCGACCCGAGGAAATACCTGGGCCCGGCCCGCGACGCAATTAAATCGGTAGTAAAGAGGAAGGTAGGACTCCTGGGCTGCGCAGGGAAGGCCTAG
- a CDS encoding LptF/LptG family permease: MKIIDKYITSGFIWPFLYCLIAFVFLYMVSDVLSRIDTLVKQDIPFEVIKNYYFSSFPLVLVQTAPFAMLLATVFLLSNLNRHNEIIALRASGVDTLRIISPLLIIGLAISLGVFLINDRFVPQASVTMKMTDDLYFRKYKWERNQQIENVTIFGKDGRLFYARTYDIKNKVLHDIVLLEHDKNQVLKRKISAQRMEWTGDKWRFIGCNIFRFDKEGKSLGKPAIFRTPKIIQFGQKPDDLLKEQTQPEFMNYGQLKEYVRILDLESKSTARKLLVDMYYKLSVPFTGLVIMLIGIPFVLKRTRAKTIGSAGIALAISIIYYVVNAMFLALGKGGLIPPVVAAFAANVGFAAFGIYLIGKLRT; this comes from the coding sequence ATGAAAATAATAGACAAGTACATAACCTCGGGATTTATCTGGCCTTTTTTATACTGCCTTATCGCTTTCGTCTTCCTCTATATGGTCTCGGACGTCCTTAGCCGCATCGATACCCTGGTAAAACAGGATATACCCTTTGAAGTGATAAAAAACTATTATTTCTCCTCGTTCCCTCTGGTATTAGTCCAGACGGCGCCGTTCGCGATGCTGCTCGCGACAGTCTTCCTTTTAAGCAACCTTAACCGGCATAACGAGATAATCGCGTTACGGGCAAGCGGCGTAGACACCCTGCGCATAATTTCGCCCCTACTGATTATAGGGCTGGCCATAAGCCTGGGAGTATTCCTCATCAACGACAGGTTCGTCCCGCAGGCGTCCGTCACCATGAAGATGACCGATGACCTCTACTTCAGGAAATACAAGTGGGAGAGGAACCAGCAGATAGAGAACGTCACGATATTCGGGAAGGACGGCAGGCTTTTTTACGCGAGGACATACGATATCAAGAACAAAGTCCTGCATGACATCGTCCTCCTTGAGCACGACAAGAACCAGGTGCTGAAACGCAAGATCTCGGCGCAGCGAATGGAATGGACCGGGGACAAATGGAGGTTCATCGGCTGCAATATCTTCAGGTTCGACAAGGAAGGCAAAAGCCTCGGGAAACCCGCCATCTTCAGGACGCCGAAGATAATACAATTCGGCCAGAAACCCGACGACCTTTTAAAAGAACAGACCCAGCCCGAATTCATGAATTACGGCCAACTGAAGGAATATGTGCGCATCCTGGACCTGGAGAGCAAGTCAACGGCGAGGAAACTGCTCGTGGATATGTACTATAAGCTTTCAGTGCCTTTCACCGGCCTTGTCATCATGCTCATAGGCATACCTTTCGTGCTGAAGAGGACGAGGGCAAAAACGATAGGAAGCGCGGGGATAGCGTTGGCGATATCGATCATTTACTACGTGGTGAACGCGATGTTCCTCGCGCTCGGTAAGGGCGGGCTTATTCCACCCGTGGTAGCCGCCTTCGCCGCGAACGTCGGATTCGCGGCTTTCGGCATATATCTTATCGGGAAATTACGGACCTAG
- the metK gene encoding methionine adenosyltransferase: MEKRDYLFTSESVTEGHPDKVCDQISDGVLDAVLKDDPKGRVACETYVTMGLIIVGGEITTKTFVHVHDLCRNVLKDIGYSDQKYGFDYHTCAILNAIHSQSPDISQGVDRGGAGDQGMMFGYACRETKELMPLPIMLAHKLSLKLSEVRKKGILKYLGPDGKSQVTVDYVNGKPRAVTNVVIAAQHTDEAVEKNAFSNKARKDIIEKVIKPVVGDYLTKDTEFFINQTGVFLVGGPQSDTGMTGRKIIVDTYGGSTPHGGGAFSGKDPTKVDRSAAYMMRYVAKNIVAAGLADKCQLQIAYVIGRAEPVSINVDTFGTGKVSDSKLEKLVKENFDLTPKGIIETLDLRKPFYRKTAAYGHFGREDMGFSWEKTDKAAILARRA, translated from the coding sequence ATGGAAAAGAGAGATTATCTTTTTACGTCCGAGTCGGTAACGGAAGGCCATCCCGATAAAGTATGCGACCAGATATCCGACGGCGTCCTTGACGCGGTCCTTAAGGACGACCCTAAGGGAAGGGTAGCATGCGAAACATATGTCACGATGGGCCTTATAATTGTCGGCGGGGAGATAACCACGAAGACTTTTGTGCACGTGCACGACCTCTGCCGCAACGTCCTTAAAGATATAGGTTATTCGGACCAGAAGTACGGGTTCGACTACCATACCTGCGCGATCCTGAACGCGATACACTCCCAATCGCCCGATATCTCGCAGGGCGTCGACAGGGGCGGCGCCGGCGACCAGGGAATGATGTTCGGGTACGCCTGCCGCGAGACGAAGGAACTGATGCCGTTGCCGATAATGCTCGCGCATAAATTATCATTGAAACTTTCCGAGGTCAGGAAGAAGGGGATATTGAAATATCTGGGCCCGGACGGCAAATCGCAGGTCACGGTCGATTACGTGAACGGCAAGCCGAGGGCAGTCACGAATGTGGTTATCGCCGCGCAACATACCGATGAGGCCGTAGAGAAGAATGCCTTTTCCAATAAGGCGCGCAAGGACATAATCGAGAAGGTGATCAAGCCGGTCGTCGGCGATTATCTTACGAAAGATACGGAATTTTTCATCAACCAGACCGGCGTCTTTTTGGTCGGCGGGCCCCAGTCGGATACGGGCATGACCGGCAGGAAGATAATCGTGGACACGTACGGCGGCTCCACACCGCACGGCGGCGGCGCTTTCTCCGGTAAGGACCCGACGAAGGTCGACCGTTCGGCAGCCTATATGATGAGATACGTAGCGAAGAACATCGTCGCGGCGGGCCTGGCCGACAAATGCCAGCTACAGATCGCTTATGTCATCGGCAGGGCGGAGCCGGTCTCGATAAATGTAGATACCTTCGGCACGGGCAAGGTCTCCGATTCGAAGCTGGAAAAACTCGTGAAAGAGAACTTTGACCTGACCCCCAAGGGCATAATCGAGACGCTCGACCTGAGGAAACCCTTTTACAGGAAGACCGCGGCATACGGCCACTTCGGTCGCGAGGACATGGGCTTCTCGTGGGAGAAGACCGATAAGGCCGCCATACTCGCGAGGAGAGCATGA
- a CDS encoding HPr family phosphocarrier protein, giving the protein MITEKKITIKNKSGLHARPAAIFVQIANKYDSEVVVKKGKLEVNGKSIMGILMLAAGKGAQVTLKVDGEDAEKAMLELEQVLAGEIDAA; this is encoded by the coding sequence ATGATAACAGAGAAGAAGATAACCATAAAGAACAAATCGGGGCTTCACGCCAGGCCTGCCGCGATATTTGTGCAGATTGCGAATAAATACGACTCGGAAGTCGTCGTGAAAAAGGGCAAGCTTGAAGTCAACGGCAAGTCTATCATGGGCATACTCATGCTCGCGGCCGGAAAAGGCGCCCAGGTCACCCTGAAGGTCGACGGGGAGGACGCAGAAAAGGCCATGCTCGAACTCGAACAGGTCCTGGCAGGAGAAATCGATGCTGCTTAA
- the ahcY gene encoding adenosylhomocysteinase, whose product MKYHIKNIGLAKKGKLRIEWADENMPVLKLIRKRFAKERPLKGVRISCCLHVTTESAALMLTLKAGGADCVLCASNPLSTQDDVAASLVKDYGIPVFAIKGEDGKTYYKHINAALDHRPNITMDDGADLVSTIHSKRQDLVKNIFAGTEETTTGVIRLKSLEQKGLLLFPVIAVNDALTKHMFDNRYGTGQSTIDGIIRATNELVAGTNFVVAGYGWCGKGAASRAKGLGANVIVTEVDPLKAIEAVMDGFRVMPMKDAAKIGDIFVTVTGDLNVIRGEHFKALKDGSIICNSGHFNAEIDIPALEKMSRKKRRIRDFVDEYTMRDGRRINLLGEGRLINLAAAEGHPAQVMDMSFANQAFSAEFVVKSSKRLQNKVYSVPKDIDEKIAALKLESMKIKIDTLTREQQEYLSSWEVGT is encoded by the coding sequence ATGAAATACCATATTAAAAATATAGGCCTGGCGAAAAAGGGGAAGTTGCGTATAGAATGGGCCGACGAGAATATGCCCGTCCTGAAGCTCATACGCAAGAGGTTCGCGAAGGAGAGGCCGCTAAAGGGAGTCAGGATATCCTGCTGCCTCCACGTGACGACCGAATCGGCCGCGCTCATGCTTACGCTTAAGGCCGGCGGAGCCGATTGCGTCTTATGCGCGTCAAACCCACTTTCCACCCAGGATGACGTCGCGGCGTCGCTGGTCAAAGATTACGGGATACCGGTGTTTGCCATCAAAGGCGAGGACGGCAAGACATATTATAAGCATATAAACGCGGCGCTCGACCACAGGCCGAATATAACGATGGATGACGGCGCCGACCTCGTTTCGACGATACATTCGAAGAGGCAGGACCTCGTGAAGAATATTTTCGCGGGGACAGAGGAGACGACGACAGGCGTGATAAGGCTAAAGAGCCTCGAGCAGAAAGGGCTTCTCCTTTTCCCGGTCATCGCGGTAAACGATGCGTTGACGAAACATATGTTCGATAACCGTTACGGGACGGGACAGTCGACGATCGACGGCATCATAAGGGCGACGAACGAGCTCGTGGCCGGGACGAATTTTGTCGTCGCCGGATACGGCTGGTGCGGAAAAGGCGCCGCATCCCGCGCGAAAGGCCTGGGAGCCAACGTCATTGTCACCGAGGTCGACCCGCTCAAGGCGATAGAAGCGGTCATGGACGGGTTCAGGGTCATGCCGATGAAAGACGCGGCTAAGATCGGCGATATCTTCGTGACCGTTACCGGCGACCTGAACGTCATCAGGGGCGAACATTTCAAGGCGTTAAAGGACGGCTCGATAATCTGCAACTCCGGCCATTTCAACGCCGAGATAGATATCCCGGCCCTCGAGAAGATGAGCAGGAAGAAGAGGAGGATAAGGGATTTTGTGGACGAATATACGATGAGGGACGGCCGCAGGATAAACCTCCTCGGCGAGGGCAGGCTCATAAATCTCGCGGCGGCGGAAGGCCATCCGGCGCAGGTCATGGACATGTCGTTCGCGAACCAGGCGTTCTCCGCGGAATTCGTAGTGAAGAGTTCGAAGAGATTGCAGAACAAGGTCTACTCGGTCCCGAAAGACATAGACGAGAAGATCGCTGCGCTGAAACTCGAGTCGATGAAGATAAAGATAGATACCCTCACCAGGGAACAGCAGGAATACCTGTCTTCCTGGGAAGTGGGGACATAA